The DNA region CAATTGCCTTGCATAAAGACTATGCAGAGCACAATTATTAGCAGTCCTGTCTTGGGTATGCCTTGTACATCGCTCTGAACACCATCATAAGTGATCCCTGCTGCTATGAATAGTATATGTGTGTGGAGAACAGGGTCTGCCTCTTTCATATCAATACCAAAAAGGAGTTGCATGAAATTAGAAGCTTTGTCTAAGATCTGGGGGAAGTAACACTCGTGACCTCTTTTGATGAGACTAAACATATCTGCATCAGAAACTGTCTCTCTTGACCAATACTTATATAGCAGGTATGGCACCAGTGCTATTGCTTCTTTTCGCAGGGCCATATGTGCTAACTCATCATCACAGAGATACAGATCTTCCCTTTCTTGATAGCTGCATCCCTCATATTCCTCATTTGTCTCCCTCACTACCTCACCAGACGGACCATCTGAATTGTCCCTTGCAGCAGGGAAGAGTACAGAAGTGGAAGCCTCCTCATCTTGGGGAACCTGCTCACCCACTAGACCTGCTTCCTTTCTTTGGGCCTGAGGGACTGGCTCAAGCTCAGAGGGATGTGTGCTCTTAGTGTAAGGCATCATGGCTGTCCTTCCAGATAACAACTATGAGGTTGGAGAGCAGCTCAATGTTGACTCCTAGACCTGTGAGAGAGAAAGGATGGAAGCAGTTTTAGCTGAGAATGTTCCTCCTGGCAGCTTGCTTAGGACTTATTCCTGGTTTTCCCTTTGGTGTTTTAGGGCCACATAGGTTCCTAGCTCCCTATTTTTGTTTCTTGCCTAAAGCCTAAGAATCAGGGAGCCACTCAACAAGGCACAAGGTGCTGAGTGAGTCTGAGTCCCTGGGGTACTGGTGGGGTATGCAGTGGTGAGTGATGTGGAGTTCTGTGTTGTGGGATGAATAGACCCTCTGGTACCATTTCAGCATCTGCACCATAATCTTAAATTCTGAACCTACAAGAGAATCCTCTGCTGGATTACATAAGGACACTACTTCAGCCAGACATTTGCCTCCGCATCCCAGGAGTATGTATAGTAGGTACTGAATCAGACCTCTCTCCCCCTTGGACCAACAGCATGCAAGGACAATATTGgacttacaggtttgactgtaaGTGTGAGGTAGATTGAAAGTTCTTAAATGTTCTGCAATACGGAACCTCTACTTAGCTCACTGTAGACACACTAAGTTCCTTTGGGTATGTCTGGACTACTCTCTGCTGGCCTGAGGAACACTCTCACAACTGGTGTCTAGGTCCTTATAATGGAACCAAAGGCAATGAGAGGTCATCATACATGACCAGGTGCAACAGCAAAGGTGAGCACATGCAGTATGGGACATATGAATGGAGGACTGGCTCAGTGTTCACCTTGTTAAATGACAGATTGGGAAGTTTCCTTCTGAGCACCTGAAGCCACAATCCTAAAGCAAAAAACATAACGGTAGATGAATGCACCTATGGTATCTGGGTTTTCTCAAATGTAAAGGAAGGGAATATTGGCAGTGAAGTTCCATGAGTATAAGTAGGGGCAGGGGGAGTTTATGCCTCTCTTCACCTTAACTCGATTGATTCTGGACACTCCTGCTTGTTGACGACGCTGTTCCACTGAATTCCTTTCCTCAAAGGCCTCAGATTCTTGATTCCTGGGAGACAGAAGTACATAAACAGTTCATGTGAACACCCCGAGAGATTTCTTATGGCTGACAGAGAGAGCAGGATCCAGGGCTTTCCTTTTGTGTGGAGTCTCTCTAGGTCATCATAATCACTCTTTGCAAGGTCTGGACCGTTTCACTCTGTAAATCTATGAATCTTTCTTGAGGGACAACACTAcaatttccctttttcctttgccCATCCTGAGCAAGCACCCCACAGTGGTTCCTGGAGCTACCCTGGGCTTACAATGTAAGTAGTTTCCCTACATCTTGAAAAGGAGGTGTTGGACATCTCTAAGAGCAAGTTCCACTCCTcctagaaaggaaaataagagccTAAAGTGAGGTCCCCTTAATTGAGGCATGCTGTGCTGGGCCTCCCTAGGATGATCTACCTCTGATCTGACGTGCAATTCCCTACATTCCTACTTAATTCCTGCCCTGGAATCCAGACAGAAGCCCCACAACTCTCATGATACCAGTCACCTCCCACACACTTGCAGGAAGATCAGGAGTCAGTGTGAAAATAGATCAGGAATCAGTCTGAAATAAGGGCACATTACCAATCCTTGCTTTTCCTGTCATCTCACCTTGACTCCCTATAGGACTTACCCTGTACTCTAGATTCAGAAATAAGTACTCAATTGTTTGATTACCTTATCTGGGGCTTCCATACAGTCACAGCATGAGTGGGTCATATTGTCTCTAGAGGAATACCAGCTGCTCCTGGTTCTACATCATGAGACCTCAGTGAGCATCTGGATTCTTAGTCTGTGAAATTCAGGACTTATATGTCCACCTAATCCCTAGCTCTTTATGACCTAGAAGGTAAGTATGACATCACTACCATGGTCAGAATGTACAGGGCCTCCCTGGCCTGATAGCAGGGGCAGACTTCTTCTGTGTCTCCGTTTACCTGGAGACTAAGGTCCTTACCAGTCTTGACCCTAATCAACCAAGGCTCTCATTTCCTTTATCACTCCACAATGGAAACTAATAAGCCAGACACATTTCTACTCAGAGCATGTTAACACTCATATAGGCCATATAGAATCCTACCCTCTCCACCAATTTCTTCAGATTCTGTGTCCCATGTGGTAGGAAGGAGTGAAGAAAAGGTAGACTTTTCACCTTCCTGGAAGCCAACAGGAGCACAGCTGAGAACAAGGGTGAATATAGACTTAGGAGACCCAACAAAAAGTTTGAAATTTTCTCTGCTCCCTTTCAGTAACCCAAAGACCTCTTATATACAAGGCCCCTAGACTAAGCTGTTATTTTCATAGTATCATGAGGAAATTCTTAAGGTTACCTGGGTTGGTTAGGGTTAAAGTGCATAAACTTTGGAGGAATCCTCAACTGTCCTGACCCTCCCAAGGGTTTAGAACATTGAGTGTCAAAACAGTGACACTTTGATTATTTTATGATTCCCTACCTGAATCAGCTTTTGTCAACTTCTCTTCTCGTCTAGATCAGGCTTAGACATACTGCCTCTCCTCAACAAGTTTATTGTTCAAATCTGTCTGCATGGTCACAGGATTCTGAAGGGGAGGCTGGGCCAGGGGTGGAATGTTGGAGGAAGGGCTGACACTGAGGTGAAATCTTTGCACTTAATAGCAGGATTTCCTCTGTTCACCTTCTAAACACTTCTCCTACGTGAACATCTCAGACTCGGAATCCCTCCTAAGAATTTCAAAGGAAGCCAGGCTCCAGCTGCTCtgacctgtaatcatagctactcagaagttcaGATCTGAACATTtcagttcaaaccagcccaggcaagaaagtctatgagactattatctacaATTTAACactgaaaaatctggaagtatctctgtggctcaaagtggtagaatggtaaccttgagcaaaattctcagggacactgccctggctcagttcaagacccacaagtgacaaaaaagtAAGAAGAATTTTACACTAAACCTATGACTAGCAGCTTTTCCCTCATATAGAAGGCATGTTTGAGGATCTGGATTTAGTGGCTCATTCTAAACTCCTTAGGATAAGTGTTTCCTTTTGATCAAACACCTGGTACATTTGgcaatttttgtgccagtcctggaacttgcaCTCAAGTCCTGGACAccgtccttgaacttttgtgctgaaggctagtattctaatactttgtgccacagtgccattttctgttttccagttgctaattggaggtaagaggtcccatatacttttctgcccaagctggctttgaactgtagtactcagatctcagccccttgagtagctaagactacaggcatgaaccactaacaCCCAGCTTCATTTTTGTCACTCCTGATGTTACACTGTCTTATTAACTGGGACAGAGATTTTGAGGTTGGTCTGCTCATTAAACTGGGTCATTAGTATTTGGGCTTCTTTTCAAGTAAGGGATGGATTCTGTTCCACACTCCCACCAAGATAAGTGTCCATACCCAAGATAAATTTTATCCCTTAAGCATGTTTTGTGCCAAGAAGAGATCTTCCCGTGATAATTTTCTTAAAGATATCTTTGTTCTGTTCCCAGAGCACACTAATTATTTGGGCAAACAGAAAGGGTCAGAGGAAGAGGGT from Perognathus longimembris pacificus isolate PPM17 chromosome 28, ASM2315922v1, whole genome shotgun sequence includes:
- the LOC125343196 gene encoding melanoma-associated antigen B16-like, which encodes MYFAALQQVVCGQVARGLAYSSHKGTISSLATPLLCAPVGFQEGEKSTFSSLLPTTWDTESEEIGGEGIKNLRPLRKGIQWNSVVNKQECPESIELRDNSDGPSGEVVRETNEEYEGCSYQEREDLYLCDDELAHMALRKEAIALVPYLLYKYWSRETVSDADMFSLIKRGHECYFPQILDKASNFMQLLFGIDMKEADPVLHTHILFIAAGITYDGVQSDVQGIPKTGLLIIVLCIVFMQGNCATEEAIWSVLNKMEVYSDKEHFLYGNPRKLVTEDFVSEQYLEYQEVPGSDPTICEFRWGPRAFAETTKMKLLEHWAKFSGVDPMDFPLLYEEALREEQEANTHDITTAIEE